A DNA window from Prochlorococcus marinus str. GP2 contains the following coding sequences:
- a CDS encoding HesB/IscA family protein, with translation MENVEVKQEIKNSDDGKGILITSDAIEQISNLLKGQSDKKALRVGVRSGGCSGMSYTMDFIGINEINPDDKIYDYSLKADQSFKVVCDPKSLLYIYGMQLDFSKELIGGGFNFVNPNASQTCGCGSSFAV, from the coding sequence ATGGAAAATGTAGAAGTTAAACAGGAAATTAAAAATTCTGACGATGGCAAAGGTATCTTAATTACAAGTGATGCTATAGAACAAATTTCAAATTTATTGAAGGGCCAAAGTGATAAAAAAGCACTAAGGGTAGGTGTAAGATCAGGCGGTTGTAGTGGGATGAGTTATACGATGGATTTTATAGGAATTAATGAAATAAATCCCGATGATAAAATTTATGATTATTCATTAAAAGCTGATCAAAGCTTTAAAGTAGTTTGTGATCCTAAAAGTCTCTTATATATTTATGGAATGCAATTAGATTTTAGTAAGGAATTAATTGGAGGCGGCTTTAATTTTGTAAATCCCAATGCTTCACAAACTTGTGGTTGTGGAAGCTCCTTTGCAGTTTAA
- a CDS encoding tetratricopeptide repeat protein, whose product MNNEINPIEEDFNAALSRYKAGQDLIPIVQDFQKIIQQIPNHFAAWTCLSWLQLLLKNNEEALAAARQAVRLNQQDPQARMNLSLALLATNNKGVRDHIELIKKMSMMMPEVKSELKESVEDGLIRYPDWPELIKVKKWLEF is encoded by the coding sequence ATGAATAACGAAATTAATCCCATCGAAGAGGATTTTAATGCAGCTCTATCAAGATATAAAGCAGGGCAAGATTTAATTCCAATCGTTCAAGATTTTCAAAAAATTATACAGCAAATTCCAAATCATTTTGCTGCCTGGACTTGTTTATCATGGCTTCAATTACTTTTGAAAAATAATGAAGAAGCTTTGGCAGCTGCCAGACAAGCTGTTCGATTAAATCAGCAAGATCCACAAGCAAGAATGAATTTGTCTTTAGCTCTTTTGGCTACCAATAATAAAGGTGTTAGGGATCATATTGAGTTAATAAAAAAAATGTCTATGATGATGCCAGAAGTGAAGAGTGAGTTGAAAGAATCTGTTGAAGATGGATTAATTAGATATCCAGATTGGCCTGAGTTAATCAAGGTTAAAAAATGGTTGGAATTCTAA
- a CDS encoding TIGR01777 family oxidoreductase: protein MRLLLLGCTGFVGKELVPTLVNENHELYIVSRKPITKLKLDLDFKKFKFIQLDLSKEQNWNNQNLLNILKEIDGIINLMGEPIAEKKWTSAQKQEIEKSRINTTKFMMKTLKNFKINPKVIINGSAIGYYGTSLSSEFTENSIGGNDFLANLCKKWEAVAAEKPFFSRLVIFRIGIVLETDGGALGKMLPIFKVGLGGPIGDGKQWMSWIHRSDLCALITQALIDKKYSGVFNAVAPNPVLMQDFSQILGKCLNRPNLLPVPGAVLKILLGDGAKVVLEGQKVISSKLKNYSFRYPLLEKAIYASTKN from the coding sequence ATGCGTCTTTTACTCCTTGGCTGCACTGGATTTGTTGGTAAAGAATTAGTGCCAACACTAGTAAATGAAAATCACGAGTTATATATCGTTAGTAGAAAACCCATAACTAAATTAAAGCTTGATTTAGATTTCAAAAAATTTAAATTTATTCAATTAGATTTATCAAAAGAACAAAACTGGAATAACCAAAATCTTCTAAATATTTTAAAAGAGATAGATGGAATTATTAATTTAATGGGAGAACCCATAGCAGAAAAAAAATGGACTTCTGCACAAAAACAAGAGATTGAAAAAAGTCGCATTAACACAACGAAATTTATGATGAAGACTCTTAAAAATTTCAAAATCAACCCAAAAGTGATTATAAATGGATCAGCAATAGGTTATTACGGCACAAGTTTATCTAGTGAATTCACTGAAAATAGTATTGGAGGGAATGACTTTTTAGCTAATCTTTGCAAAAAATGGGAAGCAGTTGCAGCTGAAAAACCATTTTTCTCAAGGTTGGTTATTTTTCGAATTGGAATTGTTCTAGAAACAGATGGAGGAGCATTAGGAAAAATGCTACCTATATTTAAAGTTGGATTAGGTGGACCAATTGGGGATGGTAAGCAATGGATGAGCTGGATTCATAGAAGTGATTTATGTGCATTAATTACTCAAGCATTAATTGATAAAAAATATTCAGGAGTATTTAATGCAGTTGCGCCAAATCCAGTATTAATGCAAGACTTTTCTCAGATTTTAGGCAAATGTCTTAATAGACCTAATTTACTTCCTGTGCCTGGAGCAGTTTTAAAAATATTGTTAGGAGATGGAGCAAAAGTTGTATTAGAAGGACAAAAAGTAATCAGCAGCAAACTCAAAAATTATAGTTTTAGATATCCTCTTCTTGAGAAAGCAATTTACGCCTCCACCAAGAATTAA
- a CDS encoding NAD(P)H-quinone oxidoreductase subunit O, whose product MTESIQKKPLKKGSLVFVDRDKYVKSIEALASDDDLPNYVFEGPGEILSVKEEYAQIRWRRPVPDVWLKLDQLEEYIQ is encoded by the coding sequence ATGACAGAATCTATTCAAAAGAAACCTCTCAAGAAAGGAAGTTTAGTTTTTGTAGATAGAGATAAATATGTAAAAAGTATCGAGGCGCTAGCCAGTGATGATGATTTACCTAATTATGTCTTTGAAGGTCCTGGAGAGATTCTTTCAGTTAAAGAAGAATATGCTCAGATTCGATGGCGCAGGCCCGTCCCAGACGTTTGGTTAAAATTAGATCAACTTGAAGAATATATTCAATAA
- a CDS encoding J domain-containing protein, with amino-acid sequence MEKNLYEELGLKKNATSSEIKSSYRALVKQHHPDAGGEKERFLAIQNAWETLNDPIKKEQYDKNFFSSSSSFDSLNENWEGKFNSKKYNSSIKDKEVETWIKEIFIPINRSLNQIIKPLNNEIKELSADPYDDQLMENFCNYISLSQKKIEKVEKIYNKKIVPKSISALGLDLYHCFSQVKDALSEFDRYTQGYVDNYLFDGKEMIKEAKRIQSKMSIEKKNKNF; translated from the coding sequence ATGGAAAAAAATTTATATGAAGAATTAGGCCTCAAAAAAAATGCAACCAGCAGTGAAATTAAATCTTCATATCGTGCTTTAGTTAAGCAACATCATCCAGATGCAGGCGGGGAAAAAGAAAGATTTCTTGCAATACAAAATGCCTGGGAGACTCTAAATGACCCTATCAAAAAAGAACAATATGATAAAAATTTTTTCTCTTCCAGTTCATCATTTGATTCATTAAATGAAAATTGGGAAGGTAAATTTAATTCAAAAAAATATAATTCGTCAATTAAAGACAAAGAAGTAGAAACATGGATAAAAGAAATCTTCATTCCGATCAACAGATCACTCAATCAAATAATTAAACCCTTGAACAACGAAATAAAAGAACTTTCTGCGGATCCATATGATGACCAACTTATGGAAAATTTTTGCAACTATATAAGTCTTTCACAAAAGAAAATAGAAAAAGTTGAAAAAATTTATAACAAAAAAATAGTTCCAAAATCTATTTCAGCTTTAGGTCTCGATCTTTATCATTGTTTTTCACAAGTTAAAGATGCACTATCAGAATTTGATAGATATACACAAGGATACGTGGATAATTACTTATTTGATGGTAAAGAAATGATTAAAGAAGCAAAAAGAATCCAATCAAAAATGTCTATAGAGAAAAAAAATAAAAACTTTTAG
- the cysK gene encoding cysteine synthase A, which translates to MEIANDITSLVGNTPLVKLNRIRNYFNCYPEIIAKLESFNPSASVKDRIAYSMLCKAEEEGLITPDKTTLIEATSGNTGIALAMVAAAKGYKLILTMPDTMSIERRAMLRAYGAELQLTPGQEGMKGALDLANELSSSIVNSYQFNQFENFANPDIHERTTAQEIWAQSNNNLDGLVTGVGTGGTITGCARFLKKVNPKCKIYAVEPKKSAVISGEKAGSHSIQGIGAGFVPKVLNTKLIDEIIKIDDDEAFYYGRLLARLEGLLSGISSGAALAATIKIGERKELMNKRLIVILPSFGERYLSTAMFESNTSIQARKDGYL; encoded by the coding sequence ATGGAAATAGCAAATGATATAACTTCTCTAGTTGGAAATACACCGTTAGTTAAATTAAATCGAATCAGAAATTATTTTAATTGTTATCCAGAAATAATAGCCAAACTAGAAAGTTTTAATCCATCAGCATCCGTTAAGGATCGCATTGCTTATTCAATGTTATGTAAGGCTGAAGAAGAAGGATTGATAACACCAGACAAAACAACGTTAATTGAAGCGACAAGTGGCAATACTGGCATCGCATTAGCAATGGTTGCTGCAGCAAAAGGCTATAAATTGATATTAACTATGCCGGATACGATGAGTATTGAAAGAAGAGCAATGTTGAGAGCATATGGAGCTGAATTACAGCTAACCCCTGGGCAAGAAGGGATGAAAGGAGCCTTAGATTTAGCTAATGAGTTGTCTTCAAGCATTGTAAATAGCTATCAATTTAATCAATTTGAAAACTTTGCTAATCCAGATATTCATGAAAGAACAACAGCTCAAGAAATATGGGCCCAATCCAATAACAATTTAGATGGACTTGTTACGGGAGTAGGCACAGGAGGAACAATTACTGGTTGCGCACGTTTTTTGAAAAAAGTTAATCCAAAATGCAAAATTTATGCAGTAGAGCCCAAAAAAAGTGCTGTTATTTCTGGAGAAAAAGCAGGATCTCATTCTATTCAAGGAATAGGAGCAGGTTTCGTACCTAAAGTACTGAATACTAAATTAATTGATGAAATTATAAAAATAGATGACGATGAAGCATTTTATTATGGTCGTTTATTAGCTCGATTGGAAGGTCTTTTATCTGGCATCAGCAGCGGAGCAGCTCTAGCAGCAACTATAAAAATTGGTGAAAGGAAAGAATTAATGAATAAAAGATTGATAGTTATTCTTCCAAGTTTTGGTGAAAGATATTTATCAACAGCAATGTTTGAATCGAATACCTCAATTCAAGCCAGAAAAGATGGTTATCTTTAA
- a CDS encoding ABC transporter ATP-binding protein: protein MRDSLENEIPHIQLKDVSFSYPEKKENLIFKCNFSIKKPGFWMIVGKNGSGKSTLLKLINGIIKPKNGIIDSKANIGMVFQNPDHQILMPNCRSELLININQNISQNEINKKIEYVLDQVGMTGFEKRPIHTLSGGQKQRLTIACALISNRNFILLDEPTALLDQTSQLKVLKTIKNLTSDHKKPLSALWITHRYEELTYADSVAELKNGFLSSWREPSKFQYN from the coding sequence ATGCGAGATTCTCTTGAAAATGAAATACCTCATATTCAATTAAAAGATGTTTCTTTTTCATATCCTGAAAAAAAAGAAAATTTAATTTTTAAATGTAACTTCTCTATAAAAAAACCTGGATTTTGGATGATCGTAGGTAAAAACGGTAGTGGAAAAAGTACTCTTTTAAAATTAATTAATGGAATAATTAAACCCAAAAATGGAATAATCGATTCTAAAGCAAATATTGGCATGGTCTTTCAAAACCCTGATCATCAAATATTGATGCCAAATTGCAGGAGTGAACTTCTGATTAATATTAATCAAAATATAAGTCAAAATGAAATAAATAAGAAAATTGAATATGTGCTTGATCAGGTAGGAATGACTGGTTTTGAAAAAAGGCCTATTCATACTTTAAGCGGTGGACAAAAACAACGCTTAACAATTGCATGCGCTCTTATTAGTAATAGAAATTTTATTCTTTTGGATGAGCCTACAGCTTTACTTGATCAAACCAGTCAATTAAAAGTTTTAAAAACTATTAAAAATCTTACAAGTGACCATAAAAAACCTTTATCCGCTTTGTGGATTACTCATCGTTATGAAGAATTAACTTATGCTGATTCAGTAGCAGAGCTGAAAAATGGTTTTTTATCTAGTTGGAGAGAACCATCAAAATTTCAATATAATTAA
- a CDS encoding DUF7326 family protein → MKKKSFIYSDLSKKQLEKLKEFYIQKKVESMTHQDLKKYVLEIISHQINDTIDKEEEMEAWREMSDFFGEQFELVILEMQTKYIDEKNILETEIDTRKQRMNLLERNNLDQEKRDMWDD, encoded by the coding sequence ATGAAAAAGAAGTCATTTATCTATTCTGATTTATCTAAAAAACAACTAGAAAAACTTAAAGAATTTTATATCCAAAAAAAAGTTGAATCTATGACTCATCAAGACCTTAAAAAATATGTATTAGAAATTATTTCTCATCAAATAAACGATACTATTGACAAAGAAGAAGAAATGGAAGCATGGAGAGAAATGTCAGATTTTTTTGGAGAGCAATTTGAGCTAGTTATATTAGAGATGCAAACAAAATACATTGACGAGAAAAACATTCTTGAAACAGAAATAGATACTCGCAAACAAAGAATGAATTTACTTGAAAGGAATAATCTAGATCAAGAGAAAAGGGATATGTGGGATGACTAG
- a CDS encoding response regulator transcription factor: protein MKISILLIEDDRDMRDLVAKHLEHSGFDVQKAEDGIKGQALALQYAPDLILLDLMLPSVDGLTLCQRLRRDERTSNIPILMITALGGIKDKVTGFNSGADDYITKPFDLEELHVRIKALLRRTNRAQLNSSNQQEILNYGPLTLVPERFEAIWFESPVRLTHLEFELLHCLLQRHGQTVSPALILKEVWGYEPDDDIETIRVHIRHLRTKLEPDPRKPIYIKTVYGAGYCLELPIGSQVATAKQEFIQARNPDLINSAID, encoded by the coding sequence ATGAAAATTTCAATCCTTTTAATTGAAGATGATCGTGATATGCGTGATTTAGTAGCTAAGCATTTAGAACATTCTGGTTTCGATGTACAAAAAGCTGAAGATGGCATTAAAGGGCAAGCGTTAGCACTTCAATATGCACCAGATTTAATACTTTTAGATTTAATGTTACCAAGCGTTGATGGTTTAACTTTATGCCAGCGACTTAGAAGAGATGAAAGAACATCAAATATACCAATCTTGATGATAACAGCATTGGGTGGCATTAAAGATAAAGTAACCGGTTTTAACTCCGGAGCTGATGATTACATTACAAAACCTTTCGATTTGGAGGAATTGCATGTACGCATAAAAGCATTATTAAGGAGAACAAATAGAGCACAATTAAACTCTAGTAACCAACAAGAAATTTTAAACTACGGCCCTCTTACTCTTGTGCCAGAAAGATTCGAAGCTATTTGGTTTGAATCTCCTGTTAGACTAACTCATCTTGAGTTTGAATTACTTCATTGCCTTTTACAAAGGCATGGTCAAACCGTTTCACCAGCATTGATTCTTAAAGAAGTATGGGGATATGAACCTGACGATGATATTGAGACAATAAGAGTTCATATTAGGCATCTACGTACTAAGCTTGAACCTGATCCACGTAAGCCCATATACATAAAAACTGTATATGGAGCGGGATATTGTCTTGAGCTACCTATTGGTTCCCAAGTTGCAACTGCTAAACAAGAATTTATTCAAGCAAGAAATCCTGATTTAATAAATTCTGCAATAGACTAG
- a CDS encoding DNA polymerase III subunit delta', with amino-acid sequence MIEVKNNILIFHEEVDTCLKSIIKNKSYANGYIFYGAEGVGKKQTALQFIKKIFEQSSPTRNIEEKITNNNHPDFLIIEPSSSLGSKGSKSLDLKKTKSGTEIIKIDQIRNIKTFLGQKSINSDKKIILIIDAHLLNEAASNCLLKTLEEPSNGIFILLTSKLNLLLDTIISRCQLVRFRSLSTKEINTILKDYLDPSKFNTNTKLNFEDLINSANGSPGQLLKNIEIWNELSDEITSTLNSPIKNSLEILEVSKLITEKLEIYQQVNLVNFIQIIWWRKTKNINLIKKLENLKFHLRKNIQPKLAWEVTFLKIAMEDM; translated from the coding sequence ATGATCGAGGTTAAAAATAATATTTTAATATTTCATGAAGAAGTCGATACATGCCTTAAAAGCATAATAAAAAACAAATCGTATGCTAATGGTTATATATTCTATGGTGCTGAAGGAGTAGGGAAAAAACAAACTGCTCTTCAATTTATAAAAAAGATATTCGAACAATCTTCCCCTACCAGAAATATAGAAGAGAAAATTACCAACAATAATCATCCTGATTTTCTGATTATCGAACCTAGTTCCTCTTTGGGATCTAAAGGATCAAAAAGTTTAGATCTTAAAAAAACAAAAAGTGGGACTGAGATCATTAAGATTGATCAAATACGGAATATCAAAACTTTTCTTGGTCAAAAATCAATAAACTCAGATAAAAAAATAATTTTAATTATTGATGCCCATCTTCTAAATGAAGCAGCCTCAAATTGCCTTTTAAAAACGTTAGAAGAACCTAGTAATGGAATTTTTATTTTATTAACTTCAAAATTAAACCTTCTGTTAGATACAATTATCTCCAGGTGTCAATTAGTAAGGTTTCGATCCTTATCAACTAAAGAAATAAATACTATCCTAAAAGATTATTTAGATCCCTCTAAATTCAATACTAATACAAAATTAAATTTTGAAGATTTAATAAATTCTGCAAATGGCTCTCCAGGCCAATTATTGAAGAATATTGAAATTTGGAATGAGTTATCAGATGAAATTACAAGTACATTAAATTCTCCAATTAAAAATAGTCTAGAAATATTAGAGGTATCTAAATTAATAACTGAAAAATTAGAAATTTATCAGCAGGTTAATTTAGTAAATTTTATTCAAATTATTTGGTGGAGAAAGACAAAAAACATTAATCTAATAAAAAAACTTGAAAATTTAAAATTTCACTTAAGAAAAAATATTCAACCGAAGTTGGCATGGGAAGTTACTTTCTTAAAAATTGCAATGGAAGATATGTGA
- the tmk gene encoding dTMP kinase gives MKGKFIVIEGIDGCGKTTQIDELTKWLPSSGLMKKESKLITTREPGGSLLGKKLRGLILDTNKNNQPSSLAELLLYSADRAEHVSKIISPALNKNNWVISDRFSDSTLAYQGYGRNINLEIIKNIESIVCQGEYPDLTFFLEISPEESISRRKNQIPDRIEAEGIKFLEKVNEGFKVIAKEKNWKVISASQNIETISYQIKETLLKNFSTNK, from the coding sequence ATGAAAGGAAAATTTATTGTAATTGAAGGTATTGATGGATGTGGTAAAACCACCCAAATAGATGAACTAACTAAATGGCTTCCTAGTAGTGGTCTGATGAAGAAAGAGTCTAAGTTAATTACCACAAGGGAACCAGGAGGCAGTCTACTAGGCAAAAAACTTAGAGGACTGATTCTTGATACCAATAAAAATAATCAACCTTCATCACTTGCAGAATTATTGCTTTATTCAGCTGATAGAGCTGAACATGTTTCAAAAATTATTTCACCTGCTTTAAATAAAAATAATTGGGTGATTAGTGATAGATTTTCTGATTCCACCCTGGCTTATCAAGGTTATGGAAGAAACATAAATTTAGAAATTATTAAAAATATTGAATCTATTGTGTGTCAAGGAGAATATCCTGATCTAACTTTCTTTTTAGAAATTTCTCCAGAAGAAAGTATCTCTCGAAGAAAAAATCAAATTCCAGATAGAATAGAAGCAGAGGGTATTAAATTTTTAGAAAAAGTAAATGAAGGATTCAAAGTAATTGCTAAAGAAAAAAACTGGAAAGTAATATCTGCTTCACAAAATATTGAAACTATTTCTTATCAAATTAAAGAGACTTTATTAAAAAATTTTTCTACAAATAAATGA
- a CDS encoding heavy metal translocating P-type ATPase, whose amino-acid sequence MESIQLSIKGMKCGGCVSTVEKILNNSDGIKNVSVNLLTESAYFEISQKHVEIETILENLNENGFPSKIYINDFSKKINKAELEKKKKWNNQWQKLTFALLLLIFSGLGHLAEGRYINFPVLGNIFFHASLATLALLLPGRKIIINGFKSFIKNHPDMDSLVALGVTSAYTTSLLSLIFPSIGFPCFFNEPVMLLGFILIGRFLEERARYQTNSSIGELLDLQPEMANIYTENNQIKSIRINTLKAGQEIQVLAGDRVPADCIVTQGNSYIDVSHITGESKPVEVKEGQNLSCGSLNLNSTLRLKVLKVGGDSSLAKLVSLIESVNSNKPSIQRIADKIAGKFTYFVLIFATLSFFFWWKGAKQIWPDLLNHSHNQFLTNSGHTLHSSLGSNAENFLSLAIQLSIAVLVIACPCALGLATPTVITVASGKAAKKGVLFKGGDKIEMASKINHIIFDKTGTLTKGKPFIVDYQNNNDHSLLLKIAASLEQESRHPIANALIQEAEKQNLNLFPIKKIVTHTGRGISGELDSIDGLINIGNIEWLLSNGINIDSNAKKVIQNEDTEANTIIGVSIKDKLLGFILLGDLLREDSIKTVQNLRENKFKISILSGDRKQTVLALAKKIGCKETEVKWDLLPEMKLKTIQNLKIKNKVAMIGDGINDVPALAASDLGIAVGSGTQIAKANADVVLMGDQLDGLPYALNLAKKTIRKIKQNLIWAFGYNLMAIPIAAGILFPKFGILLSPSIAALLMATSSITVVINALSLD is encoded by the coding sequence ATGGAGAGCATTCAATTAAGCATTAAAGGAATGAAGTGCGGAGGTTGCGTTAGTACTGTTGAAAAAATATTGAATAATTCTGATGGTATCAAAAATGTTTCTGTGAACTTACTCACAGAAAGTGCATATTTTGAAATTAGCCAAAAGCATGTAGAAATAGAGACAATTCTGGAAAACCTCAATGAAAATGGATTCCCATCAAAAATTTACATAAATGATTTTTCAAAAAAAATTAATAAAGCAGAATTAGAAAAAAAAAAGAAATGGAATAATCAATGGCAAAAACTAACCTTTGCACTACTACTTTTAATTTTTTCAGGTTTAGGTCATCTGGCAGAGGGAAGATATATCAATTTTCCAGTATTAGGTAATATATTTTTTCACGCTTCTTTAGCAACATTAGCTTTATTATTGCCTGGAAGAAAAATAATTATAAATGGATTTAAATCATTTATTAAGAACCATCCAGATATGGATTCTTTAGTAGCTCTTGGAGTAACTAGCGCATATACAACTAGTCTTCTATCCTTGATATTTCCTTCCATAGGTTTTCCTTGTTTTTTTAATGAACCAGTTATGTTATTAGGATTTATATTGATTGGGCGTTTTTTAGAAGAAAGAGCTAGGTATCAAACTAATTCATCCATTGGCGAGTTATTAGATCTTCAACCTGAAATGGCAAATATCTATACAGAAAATAATCAAATAAAGTCAATAAGAATAAACACTTTAAAAGCCGGTCAAGAGATTCAAGTTTTAGCAGGAGACAGAGTACCTGCTGATTGCATTGTTACTCAAGGTAACTCATATATTGATGTCTCTCATATTACTGGAGAATCCAAACCTGTTGAAGTAAAAGAAGGTCAAAATTTATCCTGTGGATCTTTAAACCTAAATTCAACTCTTAGACTAAAAGTGTTAAAGGTGGGAGGAGATTCTTCTTTAGCTAAACTAGTAAGTCTTATTGAGTCCGTTAACTCTAATAAACCTTCCATTCAGAGAATTGCTGACAAAATTGCAGGCAAATTTACTTACTTTGTACTAATATTCGCCACTTTAAGTTTCTTTTTTTGGTGGAAGGGAGCGAAACAAATTTGGCCTGATTTACTAAATCATAGTCATAATCAATTTTTAACAAATTCAGGGCATACACTTCATAGTTCTCTTGGTAGTAATGCTGAAAATTTCCTAAGTTTAGCAATTCAGTTGTCAATTGCTGTTTTAGTAATAGCTTGTCCTTGCGCGTTGGGTTTAGCTACACCAACAGTAATTACTGTCGCATCAGGCAAAGCAGCAAAAAAAGGTGTCTTATTTAAAGGGGGTGACAAAATAGAGATGGCTTCAAAAATTAATCATATTATTTTTGATAAAACAGGTACTCTTACAAAAGGGAAACCTTTCATTGTTGATTATCAAAATAATAATGATCATTCACTTTTATTAAAAATAGCTGCCAGTCTAGAACAAGAAAGCAGACATCCAATTGCGAATGCCTTAATTCAAGAGGCAGAAAAACAGAACTTAAATTTATTCCCAATAAAAAAAATTGTCACCCATACGGGTAGAGGTATTTCAGGAGAACTTGATTCAATTGATGGACTTATCAATATAGGAAACATTGAATGGCTACTAAGCAATGGAATAAATATTGATAGCAATGCAAAAAAAGTCATTCAAAATGAAGATACAGAGGCGAACACTATCATTGGAGTGAGTATTAAAGATAAGTTATTAGGCTTTATCTTGTTAGGAGATTTACTCAGAGAGGACTCAATTAAAACAGTTCAAAATTTGAGAGAAAACAAATTTAAAATCAGTATTTTAAGTGGAGATAGAAAACAAACAGTTTTGGCCTTAGCAAAAAAAATTGGTTGTAAAGAAACGGAAGTAAAATGGGATCTTCTCCCTGAAATGAAACTTAAGACTATACAAAATTTAAAAATCAAAAATAAAGTAGCGATGATTGGAGATGGAATTAATGATGTACCAGCCTTAGCTGCCTCAGACTTAGGGATTGCAGTAGGATCAGGTACTCAAATAGCAAAGGCCAACGCAGATGTAGTATTGATGGGAGATCAACTAGATGGATTACCATATGCTTTAAATCTTGCAAAAAAAACTATAAGAAAAATAAAGCAGAATCTTATATGGGCATTTGGTTACAACTTAATGGCCATACCAATCGCAGCTGGCATTTTGTTCCCTAAATTCGGCATTCTTCTTTCTCCCTCAATAGCAGCATTATTAATGGCTACTAGCTCTATTACAGTTGTAATAAATGCTTTATCTTTGGATTAA
- a CDS encoding photosystem I assembly protein Ycf3: MPSNQNRDNFIDKAFTVIAESIVKIMPIADKEKKAYIYYRDGLAAQNNGDYSEALEYYKESLLLEENKIDRGETLKNMAIIYMSNGEEDLSIETYEKALVENPKQPSCLKNIGLIYEKRGRYAEQNGELDQRDIWFDKAAEVWSKAVRLYPGGYLDIENWLKNSGRSSIDMYL; this comes from the coding sequence GTGCCTAGTAATCAAAACAGAGACAATTTTATTGATAAAGCCTTTACTGTAATTGCTGAATCTATAGTAAAAATAATGCCTATCGCTGATAAGGAAAAAAAGGCTTATATCTATTATAGAGATGGACTAGCAGCTCAAAATAATGGGGATTATTCGGAAGCATTAGAGTATTACAAAGAAAGTTTACTGCTTGAAGAAAATAAAATTGATAGAGGAGAGACTCTTAAAAATATGGCAATAATATATATGAGTAACGGTGAAGAAGATTTGTCTATTGAAACTTATGAAAAAGCATTAGTTGAAAATCCTAAACAGCCATCATGTCTCAAAAATATAGGTTTAATTTATGAAAAAAGGGGAAGATACGCTGAACAAAATGGTGAATTAGATCAAAGAGATATTTGGTTTGATAAAGCTGCTGAAGTTTGGTCTAAAGCAGTGAGGTTATATCCAGGAGGTTATCTTGATATTGAGAATTGGTTGAAAAACTCTGGAAGAAGTTCAATTGACATGTACCTCTAA